The genomic DNA TGATGGAGCTGTTTATCAATGTGCTTTCTCGTGAGGTCAAACGACTCGACAGTCATGGGGTGCAATTACGCATCATCGGTGATACCTCTCGCTTTAGCCCGTCACTGCAGGCCAAAATCGCCGAAGCCGAAGCACTAACGGCCGATAATGACCGTTTAGTACTCAATATTGCTGCTAACTATGGTGGGCAGTGGGATATTACCCAAGCAACGCGCCGAGTGGCCGAAGAAGTCGCGGCAGGGCAGTTGCAACCGAACGATATCGGTGAGCAAGATATTGCTCGCTATTTGATGCTGGCTGACTTACCGGATGTGGATTTGATGATCCGCACCAGCGGAGAGTGCCGCATCAGTAATTTTATTTTATGGCAAGCCGCTTATGCCGAGCTGTGTTTTACCGAGCAGTATTGGCCGGACTTCAACGAACAGAGTTTGTATGATGCTGTGGCTTGGTACGTCAACCGAGAACGACGGTTTGGCTGCACGGGCGAGCAAATAAAAGCCATGATAACCACGGATAAGTAACCACGAGGAATCAGTTTGCTCAAACAACGAGTTTTAACCGCGGCCTTTTTAGTCCCGTTAGTGGTCGCGGGCGTCTTCTACTTACCGTTTCCTGCTTTTGTGGCAGCGATAGCGGTCGTCACGCTTATTGGACTTTGGGAGTGGACGCAATTTGTTTCAGCGTCGTCACGACTGCTTACTTTTATCATTCCCGCTGCTGCGTTGGCATTGTCTCTGTTTGCTCTCCCTTTTGACGCCATGGCATTGGGGCACGTACGTTTACCGCCTTTTGCGGTCGCCGCAACAGGCGCTGCTTGGTGGCTGTTTGCCACTGTCCTCGTGCTCGCATTCCCACGCTCAGGCAGCTATTGGACCCACAGCAAACTACTTCGCCTGATGTTTGGCCTGCTCACCATGCTTCCTTTTATGTGGAGTGTATTGTTATTGCGTGCAGCGGATTATCAGTTTTCCACTTACTACGGCGCTAAATTAGTACTGCTGGTGTTTGTGCTGGTTTGGTGTGCGGATAGCGGTGCTTACTTTGCCGGAAAGAAGTTTGGCAAACACAAAATGGCACCGGCGGTGAGCCCAAATAAGACCCTAGAGGGATTGCTTGGCGGGCTGACAGCGGCGGTAGGGGTGACCTGGCTTGGCGCCTACGTCTTAGAGCTTCATTTTGCCAACCTTGGGGTGTTGTTAGCGATTGCGGTGGTGACGGCTTTAGCCTCGGTGTTGGGGGATCTTGCTGAAAGCATGTTTAAGCGTGTGGCAGGGGTCAAAGACAGCGGTAACCTTCTTCCTGGTCATGGCGGTATTCTCGACCGTATTGATAGTCTGACAGCCGCATTTCCCGTTTTTACCGTGTTGTATTTCGCGTTTGCGAATTAAGTGAAACGAGTCGTTTACATGCAAAAAATTACCGTTTTAGGCGCGACAGGTTCGATTGGCACCAGCACATTGAAAGTGGTAGAAGCGAACCCTGAGCAGTATGACGTAACGGCATTGGCGGCTCATACCAATGTTGAAAAGATGATCGCTTTGTGTGCACGTTGGCAGCCTGCTTACGCTGCAATGGCGGATGAAGGGGCGGCGCACCAACTGAGCAAAGCGCTTGCAGAAAAAGGGTTACGCACCGAAGTGCTTGGCGGCACCGAGAGCCTGTGTCACCTCGCATCGCTACCAGACGTTGACATGGTGATGGCCGCCGTTGTTGGCGCAGCGGGATTGCCCTCGACCATGGCCGCCGTGAAGGCAGGAAAGCGTGTGCTACTTGCCAATAAAGAGGCCTTGGTAATGTCAGGGCAGTTCTTTATTGATGCTGTCCACCAGTATGGTGCAGAGCTGTTGCCGATTGATAGCGAACACAATGCCATTTTTCAATGCTTGCCTCACGCGGTACAGCAAGCCCCTGGACGTTGCGATCTTAACGCAGCAGGCGTGAGTAAAATCTTATTAACGGGATCGGGTGGCCCATTCCGTTATCGCGATCCGGATAGCTTAGCGGCTGTCAGTATCGAAGAAGCGGTCGCGCATCCTAACTGGTCGATGGGGCCGAAAATCTCGGTCGATTCCGCCACCATGATGAATAAAGGGCTGGAATACATTGAAGCGCGTTGGTTATTCAATGCCAAGCCTGACCAGCTGGAGGTGGTGATTCACCCTCAGTCAGTGATCCATTCCATGGTGCAGATGTGTGATGGCTCGGTGTTAGCACAATTAGGAACACCGGATATGTGCACCCCCATTGCGCATGCGATGGGATACCCCGAACGAGTACAAGCACCTGTCGCCCCGCTCGATTTTACCCAAATTGGTGAATTTACCTTTATGGCCCCCGACGCACAGCGTTATCCATGCTTATCGCTCGCCATGGCAGCGTGTGAGCAAGGGCAGGCGGCAACGACAAGCTTGAATGCAGCCAATGAACAAACCGTAGCGGCCTTCTTGGCAGGAAAAGTCGGATTTATGGATATTGCTCGCATCAATGAGCAGGTGATGACCCAGTTATCTCTCCCGACACCGACAAGCTTGGATTGCTTATTTGAGCTGGATAGAATAGCGCGCATGACTGCGGATGAGCAGATTGTTAAGGTGGCACAATGAGCGGTTTTCTATGGAATGCAGCGGCGTTTATCGTCGCACTGGGAATACTGGTAGCGATTCATGAGTTTGGCCATTTCTGGGTCGCTCGCCGTTGTGGGGTGAAAGTAGAGCGCTTTTCCATTGGTTTTGGTCGCGCATTGTGGCGGAAATTTGGTAAGGACGGCACCGAATATGTGATTGCCGCGATCCCCCTTGGCGGCTATGTCAAAATGTTGGACGAGCGTATTGAGGCGGTGCCAGAGGCGGATAAACCTCTGGCCTTTAACAACCAACCTTTATGGCAGCGTAGTGCGATCGTCGCCGCCGGCCCAGTTGCTAACTTCATATTCGCCGTTTTCGCTTACTGGCTGATCATGATGATAGGTGTTCCTGCGGTAAAGCCTGTGATTGGTGAAATTGCACCCAACTCGATCGCCGCAGAAGCGGGAATTGAGCCAGGGATGGAACTAACCCAGGTTTCAGGCGTCGAAACCGCTGATTGGCAAGCTGTTAATTTTGCATTGATCGGCCATATCGGTGATGAGAGCATGACGCTCACCGCTAAGCCGGCGCCCACATCCAGTTATGACAGAGATTATCAATTGGATTTAGGCCGATGGCAGTTTAATCCAGAAAAACAATCGCCTCTGACGACATTGGGGATCACGCCTTATCGCCCTGCGATTACTTTATCGATCGCACAAGTGGTTGAAGGAAGTGCGGCAGAGCAAGCGGGTCTCAAGCAAGGCGACAAAATTATTGCAGTGGGTGACACGGAGCTGTCGTCATGGCAGCGCTTGGTCGAGGTGATTAAAGCCAGCCCGAATCAAGGGTTGTCATTGATGGTCATGCGAGAGGGACAGCGAGAGTCTGTTGTGTTAACCCCTGATGCGCGTCAGGTCGATGGTAAAGTGACAGGTTACGCCGGTATTGCGCCGCAACTGGAAGCGTGGCCCGAATCATATCGGTTCACCCAGCAATATGGGCCATTAGCCGCGATACCTGAAGCGGTACAGAAAACAGGCCAAGTAATCAGTATGACGGTCAATATGATCAAAAAGCTGATTACGGGTGATGTAGGGGTGAATAACTTGAGCGGCCCTATATCGATAGCAAAAGGCGCGGGGATGACCGCGGAGATCGGGTTGATCTCATTTTTAGGGTTTATGGCACTGATTAGTGTGAACCTGGGCATTATCAATTTACTCCCTCTGCCCGTATTGGATGGCGGCCATTTGCTGTTCTTTGGGATTGAGGCTGTCACACGACGACCCGTTTCGGAGCGTGTGCAGGATTTTGGGTATCGAATCGGCGCTGCCGTGTTGATGATGGTAATGGCAGTGGCATTGTTTAACGACTTCGCCCGACTTTAAACGGTTAGTATTCAAGGATAAGTCAGATAGCAGATGGCGATGAAAAAACTATTAATAGCGTCTCTTTTAGTAAGCAGTAGTATGGCGCATGCTGACGCATTCCAGGTCAGCGATATCCGCTTTGAGGGGCTACAACGAGTCAGTTTAGGGGCTGCTTTATTGTCGATGCCTGTACGGGTCGGCGACAAGGTAGACGATGAAGATGTCGCAGACGTCATCAATGCGCTTTTTGCCTCAGGTAACTTTGAAGATGTTCGCGTGTATCGTGATGACGATGCCCTGCTGGTCAAAGTGGTAGAGCGTCCGACCATCGCCAGTATCTCTTTTTCGGGAAACAAGGCGATCAAGGAAGAGCAGCTAAAAGAGAACCTGACATCGTCAGGCCTTCGTGTTGGCGAAGCGCTCGATCGCACCCAACTGAGCAAAATCGAAAAAGGCCTCGAAGACTTTTACTACAGTGTGGGTAAATACAGTGCGTCGGTGAAAGCCGTGGTGACCCCCTTGCCGCGCAATCGTGCTGATTTGAAATTTGTCTTCACCGAAGGCGTGTCCGCCAAGATTGAGCAAATTAACTTTGTCGGCAATGATGTCTTTAGCGATGAGCAACTCCGGGACAATTTTGACCTGCGCGCTGATGTGCCGTGGTGGAACTTCCTCGCCAACGAGAAGTACCAGAAGCAGGTACTCGCGGGCGATCTTGAGAAACTACGCAGTTTTTATCTTAATCGCGGTTACCTGAAGTTCCGTGTTGAATCCACCCAAGTGGCGATTTCACCGGATAAAAAAGGTGTGTACATCACCTTGAACGTCAATGAAGGTG from Salinivibrio kushneri includes the following:
- a CDS encoding isoprenyl transferase; the protein is MSSQSLDAQLESAALPQHIAVIMDGNGRWAKARGKARVFGHKAGVKAVRKTVKAASELGVKALTLFAFSSENWRRPEDEVSVLMELFINVLSREVKRLDSHGVQLRIIGDTSRFSPSLQAKIAEAEALTADNDRLVLNIAANYGGQWDITQATRRVAEEVAAGQLQPNDIGEQDIARYLMLADLPDVDLMIRTSGECRISNFILWQAAYAELCFTEQYWPDFNEQSLYDAVAWYVNRERRFGCTGEQIKAMITTDK
- a CDS encoding phosphatidate cytidylyltransferase, which codes for MLKQRVLTAAFLVPLVVAGVFYLPFPAFVAAIAVVTLIGLWEWTQFVSASSRLLTFIIPAAALALSLFALPFDAMALGHVRLPPFAVAATGAAWWLFATVLVLAFPRSGSYWTHSKLLRLMFGLLTMLPFMWSVLLLRAADYQFSTYYGAKLVLLVFVLVWCADSGAYFAGKKFGKHKMAPAVSPNKTLEGLLGGLTAAVGVTWLGAYVLELHFANLGVLLAIAVVTALASVLGDLAESMFKRVAGVKDSGNLLPGHGGILDRIDSLTAAFPVFTVLYFAFAN
- the ispC gene encoding 1-deoxy-D-xylulose-5-phosphate reductoisomerase, translating into MQKITVLGATGSIGTSTLKVVEANPEQYDVTALAAHTNVEKMIALCARWQPAYAAMADEGAAHQLSKALAEKGLRTEVLGGTESLCHLASLPDVDMVMAAVVGAAGLPSTMAAVKAGKRVLLANKEALVMSGQFFIDAVHQYGAELLPIDSEHNAIFQCLPHAVQQAPGRCDLNAAGVSKILLTGSGGPFRYRDPDSLAAVSIEEAVAHPNWSMGPKISVDSATMMNKGLEYIEARWLFNAKPDQLEVVIHPQSVIHSMVQMCDGSVLAQLGTPDMCTPIAHAMGYPERVQAPVAPLDFTQIGEFTFMAPDAQRYPCLSLAMAACEQGQAATTSLNAANEQTVAAFLAGKVGFMDIARINEQVMTQLSLPTPTSLDCLFELDRIARMTADEQIVKVAQ
- the rseP gene encoding sigma E protease regulator RseP; translation: MSGFLWNAAAFIVALGILVAIHEFGHFWVARRCGVKVERFSIGFGRALWRKFGKDGTEYVIAAIPLGGYVKMLDERIEAVPEADKPLAFNNQPLWQRSAIVAAGPVANFIFAVFAYWLIMMIGVPAVKPVIGEIAPNSIAAEAGIEPGMELTQVSGVETADWQAVNFALIGHIGDESMTLTAKPAPTSSYDRDYQLDLGRWQFNPEKQSPLTTLGITPYRPAITLSIAQVVEGSAAEQAGLKQGDKIIAVGDTELSSWQRLVEVIKASPNQGLSLMVMREGQRESVVLTPDARQVDGKVTGYAGIAPQLEAWPESYRFTQQYGPLAAIPEAVQKTGQVISMTVNMIKKLITGDVGVNNLSGPISIAKGAGMTAEIGLISFLGFMALISVNLGIINLLPLPVLDGGHLLFFGIEAVTRRPVSERVQDFGYRIGAAVLMMVMAVALFNDFARL